In one Acipenser ruthenus chromosome 10, fAciRut3.2 maternal haplotype, whole genome shotgun sequence genomic region, the following are encoded:
- the LOC117411411 gene encoding putative tyrosine-protein phosphatase auxilin isoform X8, with amino-acid sequence MDSSGASSPDMEASSGGGLLDIVKGGAGRLFSNLKDNLKDTLKDTSSKVMHSVASYTKGELDISYITSRIIVMSYPAEAVEIGYRNHIEDVRSFLDSRHMDHYTVFNLSQKLYRSAKFHNRVSECSWPSRQAPSLHNLFAVCKNMHNFLQQNPKNVCVIHCMSKDGRAPSGVLVCAMFCFCHLFNNPLPAIQLLNSKRPGSGLWPSHRRYIDYVCSMVSEKPTLPHCKALIIKSVTMSPVPSFNKQHTGCRPFCDILIGETKIFSTAQEYERMREHRVLEGKVMIPLGVSVHGDVVVSVFHMRSTIGGRLQAKLTNTQMFQIQFHTGFIAPGTTVLKFTKPELDACDSPDKYPQLFHVVLEIEVEAADKQMDLTSPWEHFPTKDLSPNILFSCHQEHQDALAVGDPSKGHPSTEDKAALVHEDSEPSDDELLSLSGQQSNTSNEKQPPQQQQQQQGTPKSSKRQEAQPTPAAAPPPPPAEDVDLLGLDGGLGDKAFTGQPQPPPTNADLLSDLFGASTPASPSHRPQPDSKPASAQSTPRKAAPSSSPCPSPGEAFDAFGSGPNPAGQEFLGSFLGPGNAGKSDPFLHVTRSPSPTAKSTGSDPFHMCRTSPVPPTTPTVNIQQPNLMGGWEWSKPVPAGGFGMGSKSACTSPTGSVHSTPTHQSKPQTLDPFADIGALGANLGGGSGFSSKPTTPTGTGGAFPPMGSPQKPSPQHTAGASWQQNTGYSWQQGGSSWQPQQGKPAPAPMPHSSPQNRPNYNVSFSGVAGAPNASGKSPASFGTKPKMQHANFDDLLSSQGFSSAKDKKGPRTIAEMRKEEMAKEMDPERLKLLEWIEGKERNIRALLSTMHTVLWEGETKWKQVGMADLVTPEQVKKVYRKAVLVVHPDKATGQPYEQYAKMIFIELNDAWSEFESQGLKPLY; translated from the exons TTACACAAAGGGAGAACTGGACATTTCTTATATCACCTCACGGATTATAg TGATGTCATACCCTGCCGAGGCTGTGGAGATTGGATACAGGAACCATATTGAAGATGTCCGATCGTTCCTAGACTCCAGGCACATGGATCACTACACAGTCTTCAATCTGTCACAGAAACTGTACCGCAGTGCCAAGTTTCACAACAGG GTGTCCGAGTGCAGCTGGCCCTCCAGACAAGCCCCCAGTTTACACAACCTGTTTGCTGTGTGTAAGAATATGCACAATTTTTTACAACAGAACCCCAAGAACGTCTGCGTCATTCACTGCA TGTCTAAGGATGGCCGAGCTCCCTCAGGCGTTCTGGTCTGTGCAATGTTCTGCTTCTGTCACCTCTTCAACAATCCACTTCCTGCTATTCAGTTACTGAACTCCAAGAGACCCGGCTCTGGGCTTTGGCCTTCACACAGGAG GTACATAGATTATGTATGCAGTATGGTGTCTGAGAAACCCACGCTGCCTCACTGCAAGGCTCTCATTATAAAGTCAGTCACTATGAGCCCTGTCCCTAGCTTCAACAAACAGCACACTGGTTGTCGACCTTTCTGTGACATCCTCATTGGGGAAACAAAGATATTCTCAACAGCACAGGAGTATGAGAGAATGAG GGAGCACAGAGTCCTGGAAGGGAAGGTGATGATTCCTCTGGGGGTCAGTGTGCATGGGGATGTGGTTGTTTCAGTCTTTCACATGAGATCCACTATTGGAGGAAGACTTCAGGCCAAG TTGACAAACACACAGATGTTCCAGATACAGTTTCATACTGGATTCATTGCTCCTGGAACGACAGTACTAAAGTTTACAAA GCCCGAGCTGGATGCCTGTGATTCCCCGGATAAGTACCCTCAGCTCTTCCACGTGGTGCTGGAGATTGAGGTGGAGGCTGCTGATAAGCAAATGGACCTGACCTCCCCCTGGGAGCACTTCCCCACCAAGGATCTCAGTCCCAACATCCTCTTCTCCTGCCACCAGGAGCACCAGGACGCGCTGGCGGTAGGAG ATCCCAGCAAGGGCCACCCCAGCACTGAAGACAAAGCGGCGCTGGTGCATGAAGACAGCGAACCCTCTGACGATGAGCTCCTGTCTCTCTCAGGCCAGCAGAGCAACACCAGCAACGAGAAGCAGCctccgcagcagcagcagcagcagcagggcacaCCGAAGAGCAGCAAGAGGCAGGAGGCCCAGCCCACTCCCGCGGCCGCACCCCCACCACCGCCCGCTGAAGACGTGGACCTCCTGGGTCTGGATGGGGGTCTGGGGGACAAGGCCTTCACCGGACAGCCGCAGCCGCCCCCCACCAACGCGGACCTGTTGAGCGACCTGTTTGGAGCGAGCACCCCAGCCTCGCCCTCCCACAGGCCTCAGCCAGACAGCAAGCCTGCATCCGCTCAGTCCACCCCCAGGAAGGCAGCCCCATCCTCGTCCCCCTGCCCCTCACCAGGTGAAG CTTTTGATGCATTTGGATCCGGACCTAACCCGGCTGGGCAGGAGTTTCTGGGATCGTTTCTCGGGCCAGGTAATGCTGGAAAGAGTGACCCTTTCCTGCATGTGACCCGGTCCCCCTCCCCCACAGCAAAGAGCACAGGCAGCGACCCCTTTCACATGT GTAGGACCTCCCCTGTTCCTCCCACAACCCCAACAGTGAATATCCAGCAACCGAACCTGATGGGAGGCTGGGAATGGAGCAAACCCGTGCCAGCAG GGGGATTTGGAATGGGAAGCAAATCTGCATGCACCAGTCCTACAGGGTCTGTCCACAGCACACCTACCCACCAATCCAAACCACAGACCCTGGACCCCTTCGCTGACATCGGGGCCCTTGGGGCCAATTTAGGAG GTGGCTCAGGATTCTCCAGCAAGCCCACCACTCCCACTGGGACAGGAGGAGCATTTCCGCCAATGGGATCACCACAGAAGCCGTCTCCCCAGCACACAGCGGGAGCGTCCTGGCAGCAGAACACTGGTTACTCCTGGCAACAGGGGGGGTCATCATGGCAACCCCAGCAGGGTAAACCGGCCCCGGCGCCCATGCCCCACTCCTCTCCACAGAACAGGCCCAACTACAATGTGAGCTTCAGCGGTGTGGCTGGCGCCCCCAACGCCAGCGGGAAATCACCGGCCAGTTTCG GAACAAAGCCAAAAATGCAACACGCTAACTTTGATGACCTGCTGTCTAGCCAAGGATTTTCTTCTGCCAAGGACAAGAAAGGGCCCCGGACAATAGCAGAGATGAGAAAGGAGGAAATGGCCAAAGAAATGGACCCAGAGAGGCTAAAG CTCCTTGAGTGGATcgaggggaaggagaggaataTCCGAGCCCTGCTGTCCACCATGCACACTGTGCTGTGGGAGGGGGAGACCAAGTGGAAACAAGTGGGCATGGCAGACCTGGTCACCCCCGAGCAAGTGAAGAAGGTCTATCGCAAAGCGGTGCTCGTGGTCCACCCAGATAAA GCTACTGGACAGCCGTATGAACAATATGCCAAGATGATTTTTATTGAATTAAATGACGCTTGGTCAGAATTTGAAAGCCAAGGACTGAAACCACTGTATTAA